A genomic stretch from Cyprinus carpio isolate SPL01 chromosome A12, ASM1834038v1, whole genome shotgun sequence includes:
- the LOC109075893 gene encoding sarcoplasmic reticulum histidine-rich calcium-binding protein translates to MVASRSWLLGLIVALLCTGSFRDSVQAEERLQSEEVEVLRGLNLTGGEKEEVADEEEGGNISDEADEDAGGDGETEEAEDEDDGKEASEEEMTPEEEITKEEEAAELEVEDAEEEEEEEAEEGADEEEVAEEDDEAEGVEDEEQAAEEEVEEAEEEDEQMEVDVEEEIAEEEESAQQTTEEEKTAAEDEGAPGEEEEEADGEKVAANEDNEEAGDEETKAEDNVEETAQEENVEAELVSVQYSSGSFCALCSVCEHCGTCDKCPCEEGEMSAHCNHCDDCSYCYICLVICETVCQPGGILDVLSGSLYQ, encoded by the exons ATGGTAGCTTCACGTAGCTGGCTGTTGGGGCTTATCGTAGCTCTGCTTTGCACTGGATCGTTCAGGGATTCTGTGCAGGCTGAAGAAAGACTGCAAAGTGAGGAAGTCGAGGTGCTGAGGGGTCTAAACCTTACTGGAGGTGAGAAAGAGGAGGTGGCTGATGAGGAGGAGGGTGGAAATATATCTGACGAAGCTGATGAAGATGCGGGAGGAGATGGGGAAACAGAGGAAGCTGAAGACGAGGACGATGGAAAGGAAGCTTCTGAGGAAGAGATGACACCAGAAGAGGAGATAACTAAGGAGGAAGAAGCAGCTGAGCTTGAAGTGGAAGAtgctgaggaggaggaagaggaggaggccGAAGAAGGAGCAGATGAAGAGGAAGTAGCAGAGGAAGATGATGAGGCAGAAGGAGTAGAAGATGAAGAGCAAGCAGCAGAGGAAGAGGTAGAAGAAGCAGAAGAGGAGGATGAGCAGATGGAGGTAGATGTAGAAGAAGAAATAGCAGAAGAAGAGGAATCAGCACAACAGACAACAGAGGAAGAAAAAACAGCAGCAGAGGATGAGGGAGCACCaggtgaggaagaggaagaggcaGATGGGGAAAAGGTAGCTGCTAATGAAGATAATGAGGAGGCTGGAGATGAAGAGACCAAAGCTGAAGATAATGTTGAAG aaacTGCCCAGGAAGAAAATGTAGAGGCAGAGTTGGTCTCCGTACAGTATAGCTCAGGCTCTTTCTGTGCCCTTTGCTCAGTCTGTGAG cACTGCGGTACCTGTGACAAATGTCCCTGTGAGGAAGGAGAAATGTCAGCACACTGCAATCACTGTGAC GATTGTTCCTACTGTTACATTTGTCTTGTGATCTGTGAAACAGTCTGCCAGCCAG GTGGAATTCTCGATGTACTGAGTGGTTCTCTCTACCAGTAA